In a single window of the Prochlorococcus marinus str. AS9601 genome:
- a CDS encoding glycogen debranching protein: MTHINKGKPFPLGSSLTSQGVNFSLVATNAEYVEILLFEKEGSISPKSILKLDQNHNTGPYWHAEVKNLNEGCIYAFRVKQKNNAINNNYEKKVLLDPCSRGITGWESYKRENALKTQENTNSCLKSVVCDRKLFNFKDFPRPKHSWEETIIYELHIKSFTESNDKTESCFKKFLKKIPYLKELGITSIELLPIFCFDPTDAPSGLENFWGYSPINWFTPHFEYVSNESAEKNREEFRKLVEECHKSGIEVILDVVYNHTSEGDYKGPAICWKGIDENLYYFIGKDKNYQDVSGCGNTIAANRGLVRKLIIESLKCWASEFGVDGFRFDLGIALSRGENLSPLDNPPIFEDIECEPELVDIKFISEPWDCGGLYKLGDFPSKNTFTWNGHFRDDLRRFWKGDKDTAWNMSDKIKGTPSIYKEDTIFPKSINFITSHDGFTLKDLVTFNRKHNFANREQNRDGDNHNNSWNHGTEGPTTNLLINDLRKRQQKNLILSLLISKGVPMILMGDEIGRSQGGNNNSWCQNNLLGWMNWEHGQQDLELLEYFKYVIKIRKKLIHIFNPSFFPNNQTNENIPTYHWHGTKLDSPDWSSWSHTVAFSINEGNTNPLVWIGLNAYSKSIDFPLPKCKYNWLKVVDTSMSEIFEPLTINQKSVSIKSRSSLLIISEEVFLEKNNIF, from the coding sequence GTGACTCATATCAATAAAGGTAAACCATTTCCCCTAGGAAGTTCTCTAACTTCACAAGGGGTTAATTTTTCCCTAGTAGCCACAAATGCAGAATATGTAGAAATCTTATTGTTTGAGAAAGAGGGCTCTATTTCCCCAAAAAGTATATTGAAACTAGATCAGAATCATAATACAGGTCCCTACTGGCATGCAGAGGTAAAGAATCTAAATGAAGGTTGTATTTATGCTTTCAGAGTAAAACAAAAAAATAATGCGATCAACAATAACTATGAAAAAAAAGTATTACTCGATCCATGTTCAAGGGGTATAACTGGGTGGGAAAGTTATAAAAGAGAAAATGCATTAAAAACACAAGAAAATACTAATTCTTGTCTTAAAAGCGTTGTTTGCGATAGAAAATTATTTAATTTTAAGGATTTTCCAAGACCGAAACATTCTTGGGAAGAAACAATAATTTATGAACTCCATATCAAATCCTTCACTGAATCAAATGATAAAACCGAAAGTTGTTTCAAGAAATTTTTAAAAAAAATTCCATATCTCAAAGAACTGGGAATTACCTCTATAGAATTACTTCCAATTTTTTGTTTTGATCCAACTGATGCACCAAGTGGTTTAGAGAATTTTTGGGGTTATAGTCCAATTAATTGGTTTACTCCGCATTTTGAATACGTTTCGAATGAATCAGCTGAAAAGAATAGAGAGGAATTTAGAAAATTAGTAGAGGAGTGTCATAAGTCAGGCATTGAAGTTATTTTAGATGTCGTATACAATCACACTTCTGAAGGAGATTACAAAGGGCCTGCGATATGTTGGAAAGGTATAGATGAAAATCTTTATTACTTTATTGGGAAAGATAAAAATTATCAGGACGTATCTGGTTGTGGGAATACTATTGCAGCAAACAGAGGATTAGTTAGAAAACTAATTATTGAATCATTAAAGTGTTGGGCGAGTGAATTTGGAGTAGATGGTTTTAGATTTGATTTAGGTATTGCCTTATCAAGAGGTGAAAATCTTTCGCCACTCGATAATCCTCCAATTTTTGAAGATATAGAATGTGAGCCAGAACTTGTTGATATAAAGTTTATAAGTGAGCCATGGGATTGTGGTGGGTTATATAAATTAGGTGATTTCCCATCTAAGAATACTTTCACTTGGAATGGTCATTTTAGAGATGATTTGCGTAGATTTTGGAAAGGGGATAAAGATACAGCTTGGAATATGAGCGATAAAATCAAAGGTACTCCATCGATTTATAAAGAAGATACTATTTTCCCAAAATCAATAAACTTTATTACTTCACATGATGGATTTACTCTAAAAGATTTAGTAACTTTCAATAGAAAACATAATTTTGCCAATAGAGAACAAAACAGAGATGGTGATAACCATAACAATTCTTGGAATCATGGTACGGAGGGACCAACTACAAATTTATTAATTAATGATTTAAGAAAAAGACAACAAAAAAATCTTATTCTTAGTTTACTTATCTCTAAAGGTGTTCCAATGATACTAATGGGTGATGAGATAGGAAGATCACAAGGCGGTAATAATAATTCTTGGTGCCAAAATAATTTACTGGGCTGGATGAATTGGGAACATGGTCAACAAGATTTGGAATTATTAGAATATTTTAAATACGTTATAAAAATCCGAAAAAAACTAATACACATTTTTAATCCATCATTCTTTCCTAATAATCAAACCAATGAAAATATTCCAACATATCATTGGCATGGAACAAAGTTAGATAGCCCAGATTGGAGTAGTTGGTCACACACAGTTGCATTTAGCATTAACGAAGGCAATACTAATCCGCTGGTCTGGATAGGTTTAAATGCATATTCAAAAAGTATCGATTTCCCTTTGCCGAAATGTAAATATAATTGGCTAAAAGTTGTTGACACTAGCATGTCCGAGATTTTTGAACCCTTAACTATTAATCAAAAATCTGTTTCAATAAAGAGTAGAAGCTCTTTATTAATTATCTCAGAAGAAGTATTTTTGGAAAAAAATAATATATTCTAA
- a CDS encoding MlaE family ABC transporter permease, protein MYYPNFFKRLLSSLIIGGQAINFIFKGKISKNDLFDQLMESGPGSLLIVLITGIAAGTVFNIQVASQLTSMGVSSEIGGLLAVGMAREMAPLLTATLMTGKVATAYAAQLGTMKVTEQIEAITMLRTEPVQYLVVPRLLSMVIMSPIQCLLFLSVALWSGQIWSTIFYKVPPIVFWTSVRSGNVSLTSTDLTSMLIKSVVFGLLISIIACGYGLTTKGGPKEVGTSTTGAVVMTLVTVSLMDVFLTQILFG, encoded by the coding sequence ATGTATTACCCTAATTTTTTCAAAAGACTTCTAAGCAGCTTAATCATTGGCGGGCAAGCAATTAATTTTATCTTTAAGGGTAAAATTTCCAAAAATGATCTCTTTGACCAACTTATGGAGTCAGGTCCGGGCAGCTTATTAATTGTATTAATTACAGGAATTGCTGCAGGTACAGTTTTTAATATTCAAGTTGCATCACAACTTACAAGTATGGGAGTTTCAAGTGAAATTGGAGGTTTATTAGCAGTAGGTATGGCGAGAGAAATGGCTCCTCTTCTAACTGCTACTTTAATGACTGGAAAGGTTGCCACTGCCTATGCTGCTCAACTAGGTACTATGAAAGTCACAGAACAAATTGAGGCAATAACCATGTTAAGGACCGAACCAGTCCAATATTTGGTAGTCCCTAGGTTACTTTCGATGGTAATAATGTCTCCAATACAATGTCTTTTATTTTTATCTGTAGCTTTATGGAGCGGACAAATTTGGAGCACAATTTTTTATAAAGTTCCTCCAATAGTTTTTTGGACATCCGTCAGATCAGGTAATGTGAGTTTAACAAGTACAGACTTAACTTCAATGTTAATAAAATCTGTAGTGTTCGGATTACTTATTTCAATCATTGCTTGTGGATATGGACTCACAACTAAAGGTGGTCCAAAAGAAGTTGGAACAAGTACAACAGGCGCAGTTGTAATGACTCTCGTTACTGTATCTTTAATGGATGTATTTCTAACACAAATTTTATTTGGATAA
- a CDS encoding MFS transporter, translating into MLSYGLGDAGTGLVATQFGFFLFKFFISAGLPVIIAGSLLMLIKIWDAVNDPLIGWLSDRTKSRWGPRIPWMVAASVPLGLSLAAIWWTPTGSVLTKTIYYAIISIIVMTAYTSINLPFAALSTEISEKTAIRTRLNASRFTGSIIAGLTGLIIAGVVLGSEGSANNEYFLMGKISGCIAVAATLISCWGLAPFAKKARRPSGKVEAITLQFKRIFRNKKFLKVITLYILLWCALQLMQTVALIYVEDVLNVPTYIAKWIPIPFQISALVGLQIWTRVSNKLNRISALNYGAILWIISCTAALFLPSLSKISGVGDSLFLNTSNIFLFILLIFIICLIGIGASTAFLIPWSLLPDAIDEDPEKPAGLYTAWMVLIQKIGIAFSVQLLGFLLYLSGYQSCFVDKDSLNIIEQCYSAQLTIRLCIGFIPSILVIIGLLIMRKWDPKLITN; encoded by the coding sequence ATGTTGTCTTATGGGCTAGGAGATGCAGGTACAGGTTTAGTCGCTACGCAATTTGGTTTTTTTCTGTTCAAATTCTTTATTTCTGCTGGTTTACCAGTAATAATTGCAGGTTCATTATTAATGTTAATAAAGATATGGGATGCAGTAAATGATCCGTTGATTGGATGGTTAAGTGATCGTACTAAATCCAGATGGGGGCCTAGAATCCCTTGGATGGTAGCAGCATCTGTTCCGCTTGGTTTATCTTTAGCTGCGATATGGTGGACACCCACTGGTTCCGTGCTAACCAAGACTATTTACTACGCCATAATTTCTATAATCGTAATGACCGCTTATACTAGTATTAATCTTCCTTTTGCAGCTTTATCTACTGAAATTTCTGAAAAAACAGCAATAAGAACAAGATTAAACGCCTCTAGATTTACTGGCTCAATAATTGCAGGACTAACTGGTTTAATCATTGCAGGAGTTGTATTGGGTTCTGAAGGATCAGCAAATAATGAATATTTTTTAATGGGTAAAATAAGCGGATGTATTGCAGTTGCTGCAACATTAATTTCTTGTTGGGGATTGGCTCCATTCGCGAAAAAAGCAAGAAGGCCTTCAGGGAAAGTTGAAGCAATAACACTTCAATTCAAAAGGATCTTCAGAAATAAAAAATTTCTAAAAGTTATTACTCTTTATATTCTTCTCTGGTGCGCCTTACAATTGATGCAAACAGTAGCGTTAATCTATGTAGAGGATGTACTTAATGTTCCAACATACATTGCGAAGTGGATCCCGATACCTTTCCAAATTAGCGCTTTAGTGGGTCTACAAATATGGACCAGAGTATCAAATAAATTGAACAGAATTTCAGCTTTAAACTATGGAGCGATTTTATGGATTATTTCATGTACGGCAGCTTTATTTTTACCTTCTTTATCAAAAATTTCAGGAGTTGGAGATAGTTTATTCCTAAATACCAGCAATATATTTCTGTTCATTCTTTTAATTTTCATAATCTGTCTTATTGGCATTGGGGCTTCAACCGCTTTTCTTATCCCTTGGTCACTACTTCCTGATGCAATAGACGAAGACCCAGAAAAACCAGCAGGATTATATACCGCTTGGATGGTACTTATTCAGAAGATTGGTATCGCGTTTAGTGTTCAATTATTAGGATTTTTATTGTATTTATCAGGTTATCAATCATGCTTTGTTGATAAAGATAGTCTAAATATTATTGAACAATGCTACTCAGCACAATTAACTATTAGATTATGTATTGGTTTTATACCCTCAATATTGGTAATAATTGGTCTTTTAATAATGAGAAAATGGGATCCAAAATTAATTACAAACTAA
- the pyrF gene encoding orotidine-5'-phosphate decarboxylase yields MNKRFNSEDKIILAIDGLDLSQAKLLLEKCPHVKWVKVGLELFVREGPRVIEILKGLNKKIFLDLKFHDIPNTMSAACFQVSKLGVDIISIHASAGLKALKDSKKASLEGATSVSVKPPFVVGITVLTSFSLKDFQTDLDRNNSIEENVLRLAKLSFDAGLDGCVCSPWEVKMLRSNYKNNFELITPGIRLNIDSKDDQNRIMTPHEAIDNGASKLVIGRSISKAIDPNMALIEIFKSIDSD; encoded by the coding sequence ATGAATAAAAGATTTAATTCAGAAGATAAAATAATATTGGCAATTGATGGATTAGATTTAAGTCAAGCAAAATTACTTCTGGAAAAATGTCCCCATGTTAAGTGGGTGAAAGTTGGTTTAGAGCTTTTTGTTAGGGAAGGTCCAAGAGTTATTGAAATATTAAAAGGTTTAAATAAAAAAATTTTTTTAGACTTAAAATTTCATGATATTCCAAATACCATGAGTGCAGCATGTTTCCAAGTTTCAAAATTAGGAGTTGATATAATTTCTATTCATGCTTCAGCAGGTCTAAAAGCCCTTAAGGATTCGAAGAAAGCATCTTTAGAAGGAGCCACATCAGTCAGTGTTAAACCTCCATTTGTTGTAGGAATAACTGTTTTAACAAGCTTTTCTCTTAAAGATTTTCAAACTGATCTTGATAGAAATAATTCAATTGAAGAAAATGTATTGAGACTTGCAAAATTGTCTTTTGATGCTGGATTAGATGGATGTGTTTGTTCCCCTTGGGAGGTAAAAATGTTGAGATCTAACTATAAGAATAATTTTGAACTTATTACACCAGGAATCAGATTAAATATTGATAGTAAAGATGATCAAAATAGAATTATGACACCCCATGAAGCTATAGATAATGGCGCTTCTAAGTTAGTCATTGGTAGATCAATATCAAAAGCTATAGATCCTAATATGGCTCTAATAGAAATATTTAAATCTATTGATTCTGATTAA
- a CDS encoding DUF1825 family protein, with the protein MGFFESDIVQEEAKKLFTDYQELMKLGSDYGKFDREGKKMFIKKMESLMDRYKVFMKRFELSEDFQAKMTVEQLKTQLSQFGITPDQMFDQMNKTLIRMKDELDKTS; encoded by the coding sequence ATGGGATTTTTTGAGTCAGACATCGTTCAAGAAGAAGCCAAAAAGCTTTTTACAGATTACCAAGAACTTATGAAACTTGGTTCTGATTATGGAAAATTTGACAGAGAAGGGAAAAAAATGTTTATAAAAAAAATGGAATCTCTTATGGACCGTTATAAAGTTTTTATGAAGAGATTTGAATTGTCTGAAGATTTTCAAGCAAAAATGACAGTAGAACAACTAAAGACACAGTTAAGTCAATTTGGGATTACTCCTGATCAAATGTTCGATCAAATGAATAAAACTTTAATAAGAATGAAGGATGAACTTGATAAAACTTCTTAA
- a CDS encoding DUF3119 family protein — MFKTKSKKEEPVIISPSFQLPIILIVLSFMLLFLKIGSLPTIVFASFSFFLLLQSFTLRIKITNDDFIVLQLGKEIRTFPFKNWISWKFFFPIIPGIFYFREKSSPHLLPILFNPKQLKDELIKKVDSLEIKNS, encoded by the coding sequence ATGTTTAAAACTAAGTCAAAAAAAGAGGAACCAGTAATAATATCTCCATCATTTCAGTTACCAATCATTCTAATAGTCTTAAGCTTTATGCTTTTGTTTTTGAAAATTGGTTCTTTGCCAACAATAGTTTTTGCTTCTTTTAGCTTTTTTTTATTACTTCAGTCATTCACCTTAAGAATAAAAATAACAAATGATGATTTTATCGTTTTACAATTAGGGAAAGAGATTAGAACTTTTCCATTCAAGAACTGGATATCATGGAAATTCTTTTTCCCTATAATCCCAGGTATTTTTTATTTTAGAGAAAAGTCGAGCCCTCATTTATTGCCAATTTTATTTAATCCAAAGCAATTAAAAGATGAGCTCATTAAAAAAGTTGACTCCTTGGAAATTAAAAATTCTTAA
- a CDS encoding leucyl aminopeptidase, with amino-acid sequence MQFSTFQTNLDNWQGASLIFGVLEEEIASQLENIKFVVDPKLLLKKVTQKKFKGEKGKTLSFEFLDQKLETLIIVGLGKSKDLNKSDIENSIGNLVRKTVDKNAKISILLPWELINSQLEITKLAESARLSAYKDNRFNKKKDEKKVLKEIEFLNLKQFENISFEETAQICEGVELARKLVAAPPNSLTPQEMSLQASKIAKDHGLEVKILEAKDCEDLEMGAYLAVAKGSDLDPKFIHLTLKSEGPIKEKIALVGKGLTFDSGGYNLKVGASQIEMMKYDMGGSAAVLGAAKALGAIKPKGLEIHFIVAACENMINGSAVHPGDVVKASNGKTIEINNTDAEGRLTLADALTYASNLNPDSIIDLATLTGAIVVALGNDVAGFWSNNDDLANDLKAASAQSGEKLWQMPLQKSYKEGLKSHIADMKNTGPRAGGSITAALFLEEFFDSEIKWAHIDIAGTCWTDKNKGINPSGATGFGVKTLVQWIKNK; translated from the coding sequence ATGCAATTTTCCACATTCCAAACAAATCTAGATAACTGGCAAGGTGCTTCATTAATTTTTGGAGTTCTAGAGGAAGAAATTGCAAGCCAACTTGAAAACATAAAATTTGTTGTTGACCCAAAATTATTACTAAAAAAAGTTACTCAAAAAAAATTCAAAGGAGAAAAAGGAAAAACTTTAAGCTTTGAATTTTTAGATCAAAAATTAGAAACTTTAATCATAGTTGGTCTTGGCAAATCAAAAGACCTAAACAAAAGTGATATAGAAAACTCTATAGGAAATCTAGTTAGGAAAACTGTTGATAAAAATGCAAAAATCAGCATCTTGCTACCTTGGGAATTAATAAATTCACAACTAGAGATAACTAAACTAGCAGAATCAGCCAGATTATCTGCCTATAAGGACAATAGATTTAATAAGAAAAAAGATGAAAAGAAAGTTCTTAAAGAAATAGAGTTTTTGAATTTAAAACAATTTGAGAATATTAGCTTTGAAGAGACAGCACAAATATGTGAAGGTGTAGAACTAGCTAGAAAACTTGTAGCCGCCCCTCCAAATAGTCTTACACCTCAGGAAATGTCTTTACAAGCTTCTAAAATAGCTAAAGATCATGGTTTGGAAGTAAAAATTTTAGAGGCAAAAGATTGTGAAGATTTAGAAATGGGTGCATATTTAGCTGTAGCAAAAGGTTCTGATCTAGATCCTAAATTTATACATCTTACTTTGAAGTCAGAGGGGCCTATAAAAGAAAAGATTGCACTTGTTGGGAAGGGTTTAACCTTTGATTCTGGAGGGTACAATCTGAAAGTAGGAGCCTCTCAAATTGAAATGATGAAATATGATATGGGAGGAAGCGCTGCAGTTTTAGGAGCAGCAAAAGCACTTGGAGCAATAAAACCAAAGGGATTAGAAATTCATTTTATTGTGGCAGCTTGCGAAAACATGATAAATGGATCTGCTGTTCATCCTGGAGATGTAGTTAAAGCATCAAATGGTAAGACAATTGAAATAAATAATACTGATGCAGAGGGTAGGCTCACATTAGCTGATGCTTTAACTTATGCATCCAATTTAAACCCCGATTCAATAATAGATCTTGCCACTTTAACAGGAGCTATCGTTGTTGCATTAGGGAATGATGTAGCTGGATTCTGGAGCAATAATGATGATCTAGCAAATGACCTAAAAGCTGCATCAGCCCAGTCTGGAGAAAAATTATGGCAAATGCCTTTACAAAAATCTTATAAAGAAGGGTTAAAGTCTCATATAGCTGACATGAAAAATACAGGCCCTAGAGCAGGTGGGTCAATAACTGCGGCTTTGTTTCTAGAGGAATTCTTTGATTCAGAGATTAAATGGGCTCATATTGATATTGCTGGGACTTGTTGGACTGATAAGAATAAAGGAATTAATCCATCAGGTGCAACCGGTTTTGGAGTTAAAACTCTTGTTCAATGGATTAAAAATAAATAA
- the tyrS gene encoding tyrosine--tRNA ligase, giving the protein MSDNLIIPSWLSRGIEEYFPIKGTDQTFLEIIDYAKKNNKKLRVKLGIDPTGTDIHLGHSILFKKLRAFQDNGHIAVLIIGDFTAQIGDPTGKNKTRVQLSEKQVKDNAKTYLTQLGMGKPANESILDFDSKDRIEIRYNSEWLKGLNLNSIIELMGSATVSQMLAKEEFNKRYTSQVPIALHEFLYPLLQGYDSVVVQSDIELGGTDQKFNIAIGRDLQRHFKQEPQFGVLLPILTGLDGIKKMSKSEFNTVGLSEDPLSMYSKLEKVPDNIIPTYFELLTELDLRFLENSNPRELQRRMALEVTTLFHGAEEALKAQSNCEKLFLGQKEKVGEIPEISIKEVVFPVKFFYLLSALKLFKSSSESKRSIKGGGVKIDSQKVTNPDLVFNSKNDLEGKILQIGKKIIKRFEN; this is encoded by the coding sequence ATGTCAGATAATTTAATAATTCCATCATGGCTTTCAAGAGGAATAGAAGAATATTTTCCAATTAAGGGAACAGATCAAACCTTTTTGGAGATAATTGATTATGCGAAAAAAAATAATAAAAAATTAAGGGTTAAACTCGGGATCGATCCAACCGGAACAGATATTCATCTTGGGCACAGCATATTGTTTAAAAAACTTAGGGCGTTCCAAGATAATGGACATATTGCAGTTCTAATTATTGGCGATTTTACTGCTCAAATTGGAGACCCAACCGGAAAAAACAAAACAAGAGTTCAGTTATCGGAAAAACAAGTTAAGGATAATGCAAAAACATATTTAACCCAATTAGGGATGGGAAAGCCAGCTAATGAATCTATTTTAGATTTTGATTCAAAAGATAGAATAGAAATTAGATATAACAGTGAATGGTTAAAAGGATTAAATCTTAATTCGATAATTGAATTAATGGGGAGTGCGACAGTTAGTCAAATGCTAGCTAAGGAGGAATTTAATAAAAGGTACACTTCGCAAGTTCCAATTGCTTTGCATGAATTCTTATATCCACTATTACAAGGTTATGATTCGGTAGTTGTTCAATCAGATATTGAGCTTGGAGGTACAGATCAGAAATTTAATATTGCAATAGGAAGAGATCTTCAAAGGCATTTTAAACAAGAGCCTCAATTTGGTGTTCTGCTGCCAATTTTGACAGGTTTAGATGGTATTAAGAAGATGAGTAAATCTGAATTTAACACCGTCGGTTTGAGTGAAGATCCTCTTTCAATGTATTCAAAATTAGAAAAAGTACCTGATAATATAATTCCTACCTATTTTGAATTACTTACTGAATTAGATTTAAGGTTTCTTGAAAACTCAAATCCTCGTGAATTACAGAGAAGAATGGCTTTAGAAGTTACTACTTTATTCCATGGGGCTGAAGAAGCATTAAAGGCGCAATCAAATTGCGAAAAATTATTCCTTGGACAAAAAGAAAAAGTTGGAGAAATTCCAGAGATTTCTATAAAAGAAGTAGTTTTCCCAGTAAAGTTTTTTTACTTGTTAAGTGCTCTAAAACTTTTCAAATCTAGCAGCGAATCCAAAAGATCTATTAAAGGAGGGGGTGTAAAAATTGATAGTCAAAAAGTAACAAATCCTGATTTAGTTTTTAATTCAAAAAATGATTTGGAAGGGAAAATTTTGCAAATTGGAAAAAAAATAATTAAGAGGTTTGAAAACTAA
- the plsY gene encoding glycerol-3-phosphate 1-O-acyltransferase PlsY yields the protein MNILIIFTSYLLGSLPTGFLIGKYLKNIDLRTIGSGSTGATNVLRNVGKWPALFVFIIDVGKGLIAVKIAQYYTDQGLIEVIAGISAISGHIWPIWLRGKGGKAVATGLGMFLALSWKVGLASLGIFLIVLTKTKFVSLSSISAAILLPIFMFFYLGKFIHSYFFISLIVALLVIWKHRTNIKRLIKGEESKINQNQ from the coding sequence ATGAATATCTTAATAATTTTTACAAGTTATCTTTTAGGATCACTTCCGACAGGTTTTTTAATTGGGAAATATCTTAAAAATATAGATCTAAGAACTATAGGTTCTGGATCTACAGGTGCCACAAATGTCTTAAGAAATGTTGGGAAATGGCCAGCACTTTTTGTATTTATCATTGACGTTGGGAAAGGTCTTATTGCAGTAAAAATTGCTCAATATTATACAGATCAAGGATTAATAGAAGTTATAGCAGGGATATCCGCTATATCAGGACATATTTGGCCAATTTGGCTTAGAGGTAAAGGAGGGAAAGCTGTTGCAACTGGATTAGGTATGTTTTTAGCTCTTTCTTGGAAAGTTGGACTCGCATCTCTTGGTATTTTTTTAATAGTCCTAACAAAAACTAAATTTGTTTCTTTATCCAGTATTTCAGCTGCAATCTTACTTCCTATTTTTATGTTTTTTTACCTAGGTAAATTTATTCACTCATATTTTTTTATAAGTTTAATTGTGGCATTATTAGTAATCTGGAAACATAGAACAAACATTAAAAGATTGATTAAGGGAGAAGAATCTAAAATTAATCAGAATCAATAG
- a CDS encoding HU family DNA-binding protein, whose amino-acid sequence MNKADLVNLVAARTELTKTDVSLVVDAAIETIVDSVVEGKKVSLLGFGSFEPRDRSARQGLNPKTGEKIAIPAKRVPTFSAGKLFKDRVQG is encoded by the coding sequence ATGAACAAAGCTGATTTAGTAAACCTCGTTGCTGCTCGTACAGAGCTCACAAAAACTGATGTTTCTTTAGTTGTTGATGCAGCTATTGAAACTATTGTTGACTCAGTAGTGGAAGGCAAAAAAGTCTCCTTACTAGGATTTGGTTCTTTCGAACCAAGAGATCGTTCTGCAAGACAGGGATTAAACCCTAAGACAGGCGAAAAAATAGCAATACCTGCTAAAAGAGTTCCAACATTCTCTGCAGGTAAACTTTTTAAGGATAGAGTTCAAGGGTAA
- a CDS encoding DUF3086 domain-containing protein translates to MTNTEISDNNPEKELIIDKSISDDKTKQISKKNTTQNKKITPKNDKSIKSFDEISNEIFRDLISKKDFLVKEIKELETKKNEIEKDIESNFKGQSDNIAKRVKGFQEYLTGALQNLSQNVEKLELVSQPIIVKPSPLDEKKQNNITNNVVNVPALSETFKPDEEIIKSCFSSFTEQPDFYAEPWKLRRSLDSSDIEIMSDWFFNMGGRGSLESRGSRQKNALLSAGLISILGELYGDQFQTLILASQPERLGEWRRILQDSLGLTRDDFGPNSGIVLFERPEGVIERADRLEANEELPFIIIDAAETSVEIPILQFPLWVAFAGSDNEIYDDLELN, encoded by the coding sequence ATGACAAATACAGAAATTTCCGACAATAATCCTGAAAAGGAATTAATAATAGATAAGTCAATTTCAGATGATAAAACCAAACAAATTAGTAAGAAAAATACAACGCAAAATAAAAAAATTACACCAAAAAACGACAAATCAATTAAATCTTTTGATGAAATTTCTAATGAAATTTTTAGAGATCTCATTTCAAAAAAAGACTTTTTAGTTAAAGAAATAAAAGAGTTAGAAACAAAAAAAAATGAAATAGAAAAAGATATTGAGTCAAATTTTAAAGGACAGTCAGATAATATTGCTAAGAGAGTTAAAGGCTTTCAAGAGTACTTAACTGGAGCTTTACAGAATCTTTCGCAAAACGTAGAGAAACTTGAATTAGTTTCTCAACCAATAATCGTAAAGCCTTCTCCCCTTGATGAAAAAAAGCAAAACAATATCACAAATAATGTAGTTAATGTTCCCGCTCTTTCTGAAACATTTAAACCAGATGAAGAGATTATAAAAAGTTGCTTTTCAAGTTTTACAGAACAACCTGATTTTTATGCTGAACCTTGGAAATTAAGACGGAGTCTTGATTCATCAGATATAGAAATTATGAGTGATTGGTTCTTTAACATGGGCGGAAGAGGTTCTCTTGAAAGTAGAGGTTCTCGACAAAAAAATGCTTTGTTATCAGCGGGTTTAATCTCTATTCTTGGCGAATTATATGGTGATCAGTTTCAGACTCTTATTTTAGCTTCGCAGCCTGAACGATTAGGTGAATGGAGAAGAATTCTGCAAGATTCACTTGGTCTCACCAGGGATGACTTTGGACCTAATAGTGGGATTGTTCTTTTTGAAAGGCCAGAAGGTGTCATCGAGAGAGCTGATAGATTAGAAGCTAATGAAGAATTGCCATTTATTATCATTGATGCAGCAGAAACCTCTGTTGAAATTCCAATACTTCAATTCCCATTGTGGGTTGCATTTGCTGGTTCAGATAATGAAATTTACGATGATCTTGAACTAAACTAA